One Deltaproteobacteria bacterium DNA window includes the following coding sequences:
- a CDS encoding P-II family nitrogen regulator, which produces MKKIEAIIKPFKLDEVKQKLTSVGITGMTITEVKGFGRQKGHTELYRGAEYTVDFLPKVKIEILASEEMTPKIVEAILDSAQTGKIGDGKIFVSDVEDVIRIRTNERGEEAIS; this is translated from the coding sequence ATGAAAAAAATCGAAGCGATCATTAAGCCGTTCAAACTCGACGAAGTGAAACAAAAACTGACCTCGGTTGGAATTACCGGTATGACGATCACTGAGGTTAAAGGCTTTGGGCGCCAAAAAGGTCACACCGAACTTTATCGTGGCGCCGAGTACACGGTGGACTTTTTGCCCAAGGTCAAGATTGAAATTCTCGCCTCGGAAGAGATGACGCCGAAGATTGTCGAGGCGATTCTCGACTCGGCGCAGACCGGCAAGATCGGCGACGGAAAAATTTTCGTCTCCGATGTCGAAGATGTCATTCGCATCCGCACCAACGAGCGGGGCGAAGAAGCGATCAGTTAG